Proteins co-encoded in one Streptomyces rubradiris genomic window:
- a CDS encoding sugar phosphate nucleotidyltransferase has product MLCRGRWRAASSRARVRSRGAWYPSCGPVGERRLSRSRTAGLRMQGMKALVLAGGSGSRLRPLTLSMPKQLIPVANEPVLRHCLRNIRAMGIRQVGVVEGEHGDQIRAALGDGAALGLDLTYIRQDTPAGLAHCVRIAAGFLGNEDFVLYLGDNVVSVIWRARPRSSGPAGRPRSCCLPRSPIRASTVWPASVRTAMSVRWWRSRLAAERSGDHGCLLLHDGDLCRSRPDQSQPAR; this is encoded by the coding sequence ATGCTGTGCCGGGGGAGGTGGCGGGCTGCGTCGTCACGAGCGCGTGTGAGGAGCCGGGGGGCCTGGTATCCGTCGTGCGGGCCGGTCGGGGAGCGGCGCTTGAGCAGGTCTCGAACGGCAGGGCTCAGGATGCAGGGCATGAAGGCACTCGTGCTGGCCGGCGGGAGCGGTAGCCGGTTGCGCCCGTTGACGCTCTCGATGCCCAAGCAGCTGATCCCCGTCGCGAACGAGCCGGTCCTGCGGCACTGCTTGCGCAACATCCGGGCCATGGGCATACGGCAGGTCGGCGTCGTGGAGGGCGAGCACGGCGACCAGATCCGGGCGGCGCTGGGGGACGGGGCGGCGCTGGGCCTGGACCTCACCTACATCCGGCAGGACACCCCGGCCGGGCTCGCGCACTGTGTCCGTATCGCCGCGGGCTTCCTCGGCAACGAGGATTTCGTCCTGTACCTGGGTGACAATGTGGTGTCGGTGATCTGGCGGGCGCGGCCGAGGAGTTCAGGTCCAGCCGGCCGGCCGCGAAGCTGCTGCTTGCCAAGGTCGCCGATCCGAGCCAGTACGGTGTGGCCGGCCTCCGTGCGGACGGCAATGTCCGTGCGGTGGTGGAGAAGTCGCCTTGCCGCCGAGCGATCTGGCGATCATGGGTGTCTACTTCTTCACGACGGAGATCTGTGCCGCAGTAGACCGGATCAGTCCCAGCCCGCGCGGTGA
- a CDS encoding sugar phosphate nucleotidyltransferase, translating into MPPSDLAIMGVYFFTTEICAAVDRISPSPRGELEITDAIQYLIDAGGTVSAQPFTGLWKDTGTVEGLLACNRLLLDGLPPNIAGVVDAASVVHGDVTVERGARVTRSVLRGPLVLGAGSVVEDSVLGPYVALGPQCRVRKAVVRDSILLGGSVVRGGPPVTGEISNGRLRVTAPATSSAEDRSAS; encoded by the coding sequence TTGCCGCCGAGCGATCTGGCGATCATGGGTGTCTACTTCTTCACGACGGAGATCTGTGCCGCAGTAGACCGGATCAGTCCCAGCCCGCGCGGTGAACTGGAGATCACCGACGCGATCCAGTACCTGATCGATGCGGGGGGTACCGTCTCCGCGCAGCCTTTCACCGGCCTGTGGAAGGACACCGGCACGGTCGAGGGCCTGCTGGCCTGCAATCGGCTGCTGCTGGACGGGTTACCTCCGAACATCGCCGGTGTGGTCGACGCGGCGAGTGTCGTGCACGGCGATGTGACGGTGGAGCGCGGTGCGCGGGTGACCCGCTCCGTGCTGCGCGGGCCGCTCGTCCTCGGCGCGGGCAGCGTGGTCGAGGACAGCGTCCTGGGCCCGTATGTCGCCCTCGGGCCGCAGTGCCGGGTGCGCAAAGCCGTCGTGCGGGACTCGATTCTCCTGGGCGGCTCCGTCGTGCGGGGAGGGCCACCGGTCACCGGTGAGATATCCAACGGCCGGCTGCGGGTCACGGCACCTGCCACCTCCTCGGCCGAGGACCGCAGTGCGTCGTGA
- a CDS encoding NDP-hexose 2,3-dehydratase family protein: MHRSGRFFSVEGLDVAIDGRAWQQPIIVQPRWGSSAFWPR, from the coding sequence GTGCACCGCAGCGGGCGGTTCTTCAGCGTGGAGGGGCTGGATGTCGCGATCGACGGCCGGGCGTGGCAGCAGCCGATCATCGTGCAGCCGAGGTGGGGATCCTCGGCATTCTGGCCAAGG